Proteins from one Panicum virgatum strain AP13 chromosome 7K, P.virgatum_v5, whole genome shotgun sequence genomic window:
- the LOC120641067 gene encoding uncharacterized protein LOC120641067 — MRDGRKEYNRGRLVKFIVDSEEYSIIDLEKDIASEFKWASDQQANFWILTEGSLTCKLVSDAQFLDLLRASRVVKLLMIVGRQEHNVREGEMPTAVSMGEEDMPVAMNMEEEVMPATKDNTLDVLDERFSWAEIPEYGETTGGQPLAKEEEKEHFIIGGCDPNGDEPAGVDEEWRYFKNVDHVVTNLAENHGVEVQNRKRPRSVPEIRDYDTEVVRDDEATMLDDFIVPHTSHDTENLGIKEGDTFVDKNDFVHYKTICHKK; from the coding sequence ATGCGGGATGGTAGAAAGGAGTATAATCGGGGTAGGCTAGTAAAATTCATTGTTGATTCAGAAGAATACTCTATCATTGACCTGGAGAAAGATATTGCTTCAGAATTTAAATGGGCAAGTGACCAACAGGCAAATTTCTGGATTCTAACAGAGGGTAGCTTAACATGCAAGTTGGTTTCGGATGCACAGTTTCTTGACTTGTTAAGGGCATCTAGAGTGGTGAAATTGTTAATGATAGTGGGCAGGCAGGAGCACAatgtgagagagggagagatgcCTACCGCAGTGAGCATGGGAGAGGAGGATATGCCTGTTGCAATGAACATGGAAGAGGAGGTGATGCCAGCAACAAAGGACAATACTTTGGATGTACTAGATGAAAGATTTTCATGGGCAGAAATACCTGAATATGGGGAAACAACTGGAGGGCAACCATTGGctaaagaggaagagaaggagCACTTCATCATTGGGGGGTGCGATCCTAATGGAGATGAGCCTGCTGGAGTAGACGAAGAGTGGAGGTACTTTAAAAATGTTGACCATGTAGTTACTAATCTGGCTGAAAATCATGGAGTTGAGGTGCAAAATAGAAAGAGGCCAAGGTCTGTTCCAGAAATCAGAGACTACGATACAGAAGTTGTTCGTGATGATGAGGCTACTATGCTTGATGATTTTATTGTGCCTCACACATCACATGATACAGAGAATCTAGGCATTAAGGAGGGTGACACATTTGTGGACAAGAATGATTTTGTCCACTATAAAACAATATGCCATAAAAAATGA
- the LOC120641068 gene encoding noroxomaritidine synthase 2-like produces MDPLFLFIAEAFLILCLLISYYNHLQSRKTSPSEPTEWPIVGHLLSLAANIHNFHDWATGVLAGSGYNFEARLGLTGLRFFLTCDPSNVRHVFTANFANYPKGDKFTVIFDVLGGGIFNSDGESWRRQRVKTQTLLADPRFRAFTARCCRDKVARSLLPFLAHAADTGRPCDLSDVVLRLSFDMTCTLVFGVDPGCLATGLPVVPFMRATDDALETLFLRYITPMALWKLMRRLNVGPERKMAAARRAIDSFVAETVARRRADKAKDEGAAATDGDDDDSAAADLLSSFLSDEESSSTSDEFIRDTMVNFLVAGRDGIAVTLSWFFYLVSANPRVEQKLLGELSLVVAARNNNGGAAAGGSAADTTTSGSGAVTFDASETHSMAYLHAALCESLRLYPPIPFEHKTAAAADVLPSGKELEAGDQVLFFTYSMGRMEGVWGKDCAEFRPERWLTAEGRLRHEPPYRFFSFNAGPRTCLGKQMVFVQMKTVAAAVLWNFAVDVVTGHAVEPKLSIVLHMKNGLAVRVRRRDDVMGHGRS; encoded by the exons ATGGATCCCTTGTTCTTGTTCATAGCGGAGGCGTTCCTTATTCTATGCTTGCTCATCTCGTACTACAAC CACCTGCAATCTAGGAAAACGAGCCCTTCGGAGCCGACCGAATGGCCAATAGTAGGGCATCTCCTTAGCTTGGCTGCCAACATCCACAACTTCCACGACTGGGCCaccggcgtcctcgccggctcCGGCTACAACTTCGAAGCCCGCTTAGGGCTCACCGGCCTGCGGTTCTTCCTCACCTGCGACCCCTCCAACGTGCGCCACGTCTTCACGGCCAACTTCGCCAACTACCCTAAAGGCGACAAGTTCACCGTGATCTTCGACGTTCTTGGAGGCGGCATCTTCAACTCCGACGGGGAGTCGTGGCGGCGCCAGCGGGTGAAGACCCAGACGCTCCTGGCCGACCCTCGGTTCCGAGCCTTCACGGCTCGGTGCTGCCGCGACAAGGTGGCCAGGAGCCTCCTGCCTTtcctcgcccacgccgcggaCACGGGGAGGCCGTGCGATCTGAGCGACGTGGTCCTGAGGTTAAGCTTCGACATGACCTGCACTCTCGTCTTCGGCGTCGACCCCGGGTGCCTCGCCACCGGGCTGCCGGTGGTTCCGTTCATGCGCGCCACGGACGACGCGCTGGAGACGCTGTTCCTCCGCTACATCACCCCCATGGCGCTCTGGAAGCTGATGAGGAGGCTGAACGTTGGACCTGAGCGGAAGATGGCCGCTGCCCGCCGGGCGATCGACAGCTTCGTCGCGGAAACGGTTGCGCGACGCCGGGCAGACAAGGCGAAAGACGAAGGTGCGGCGGCtaccgacggcgacgacgacgactccgccgccgccgacttgCTTTCGTCCTTCCTCTCCGATGAGGAGAGCAGTAGCACCAGTGACGAGTTCATACGGGACACGATGGTGAACTTCCTGGTCGCCGGCCGCGACGGCATTGCCGTGACGCTCTCGTGGTTCTTCTACCTCGTGTCCGCGAACCCGCGCGTCGAGCAGAAGCTCCTAGGCGAGCTGTCCCTCGTCGTTGCCGCCAGGAATAACAATGGTGGTGCAGCTGCTGGCGGCTCCGCCGCGGACACCACCACCAGCGGCAGTGGCGCGGTGACCTTCGACGCGAGCGAGACGCACAGCATGGCGTACCTGCACGCCGCCCTGTGCGAGTCCCTGAGGCTGTACCCGCCCATCCCGTTCGAGCACAagaccgcggccgccgccgacgtgctGCCGAGCGGGAAGGAGCTCGAGGCGGGCGACCAGGTGCTCTTCTTCACCTACTCCATGGGCAGGATGGAGGGCGTGTGGGGCAAGGACTGCGCCGAGTTCCGGCCCGAGAGGTGGCTCACCGCGGAAGGGAGGCTGCGGCACGAGCCGCCCTACAGGTTCTTCTCCTTCAACGCCGGGCCGCGGACGTGCCTCGGCAAGCAGATGGTGTTCGTGCAGATGAAGaccgtggcggcggccgtgctGTGGAACTTCGCCGTCGACGTCGTGACGGGCCACGCCGTGGAGCCCAAGCTGTCCATCGTACTCCACATGAAGAACGGGCTCGCCGTGCGTGTTAGGAGAAGGGACGACGTCATGGGCCATGGTAGGTCCTGA
- the LOC120640143 gene encoding MEIOTIC F-BOX protein MOF-like has product MDFEGTDGSYTVSWEKMKDFTTNLLMLHNAQLLDAIRLRTFRHKFQIPFFGSAFCRLKTLKLDGVSLDHCFTERLNSGCPVLEDLVLDSCRNEFDAIQSDTLKNLVEDCSGNVADGLVIRAPCLASLSLRFPYSYYRNGLSLEAGNSLVTASISVDSDGSSQSYQTIILGSLWNVTSVDLKGFSAMAFLDNEFDKFPIFDNLRTLSLSWCFLSEHDVHKFKALGRFLQNSPNLEKLTLQDFWVGVPNIFSLSTILL; this is encoded by the exons ATGGATTTCGAAGGCACCGACGGGAGCTACACTGTCTCATGGGAAAAGATGAAGGATTTCACCACCAACCTGCTGATGCTCCACAATGCTCAGCTTTTGGATGCGATACGCCTACG AACGTTTAGGCACAAGTTCCAGATTCCCTTTTTTGGCTCTGCTTTTTGTCGCCTCAAAACGTTGAAGCTTGATGGTGTCTCTTTGGATCATTGTTTCACCGAGCGGCTCAATTCTGGGTGCCCAGTCCTGGAAGATTTGGTTCTCGATTCTTGTCGCAATGAATTTGATGCCATTCAATCTGACACACTGAAGAACTTGGTTGAGGATTGTTCGGGTAACGTTGCAGATGGATTGGTCATCAGGGCTCCTTGTCTCGCTTCCCTCTCCCTGAGGTTTCCTTATTCCTACTATAGAAATGGTCTTTCATTAGAGGCAGGAAATTCCCTTGTGACGGCATCAATTTCTGTAGATAGTGATGGATCATCTCAAAGTTATCAGACAATTATTCTGGGAAGCCTATGGAACGTGACTAGCGTGGACTTAAAGGGTTTTAGTGCAATG GCATTCCTTGATAATGAATTTGATAAATTCCCAATATTTGACAACTTGAGAACCTTGTCCCTCAGCTGGTGTTTTCTCAGTGAGCATGATGTGCACAAATTCAAGGCCCTTGGAAGATTTCTGCAGAACTCTCCTAATCTGGAGAAGCTTACTTTGCAGGATTTCTGGGTAGGAGTGCCTAACATTTTTTCTTTATCAACTATCCTACTTTGA